The following proteins come from a genomic window of Ictalurus furcatus strain D&B chromosome 12, Billie_1.0, whole genome shotgun sequence:
- the gpr155b gene encoding integral membrane protein GPR155 isoform X3: protein MEGGHYVTIHGQNITHNPLAAPAMSIERLFPALLECFGIILCGYAAGRSELISTGQTRSLGSFVSCFALPALLFRNMVQLQFGNVVWSFLWSVLIAKVCVFALVCVLTLLVASPEGRFGKAGLFAIFATQSNDFALGYPIVDALYHISHPDYTQYLYLVAPVSLMLLNPVGFALCELQRWKQSPDHNHSKLYIVSTVLLRVAKNPIVFMVLVGIVSHFLFGGRVPLLLGEFVDGLADSFGGAALFYLGLTMVGQMGRVTRSTGVTLILLLTAKLLLMPLMCKDMLELLDAGNSSSANHTSLSDYAFLYGIFPTAPSVAIYATQYNMQLEVVTSGMVISTLLSAPIMYLSAWLLSIPWMEATHLISELQEVSFNISIISIIALVWTVAIMVLSKKFKRLPHMFTTNLFLAQLLVCVSMSLWKFVVQQENVLGQILTFTLLYGALYSTYVWTGLLAFSLALLKKNEQLKVPPVIFILLGWGLPFLIVALLLAAGERVSDTADATFFYGKGQIISSVVVSSCSILLGGVSLMGLSHGSQEEQNYQVLEQNSMSDTTEDVRIPARPKDRGSAEFMPSHSSTNRGQDDPMPDTRADRLNDTPAPPTGVALTEASECMRVQEERQVARHVLLCLLLIVSLLANLSSCLWWLLNSDPGRLYLELQFFCAVSNYGQGLISFGMFGLDEHLIILPFKKRLAALLGGAQEASRAPSTVPEEIRLTCTQFVRYHKNQCVQDIVHKRRCAAGCFLGTELVDWLPRVGVVRDRITTFLCGVQLQEGGVTEQVTRQIRFL from the exons ATGGAAGGAGGTCATTATGTCACCATTCATGGCCAAaacattacccacaatcctcTGGCAGCACCAGCCATGTCCATCGAAAGGCTGTTCCCGGCGCTGCTCGAGTGCTTCGGCATCATTCTGTGCGGCTACGCAGCAGGCCGCAGTGAGCTCATCAGCACGGGACAGACCAGGAGCCTGGGCAGCTTCGTGTCATGCTTTGCACTTCCGGCGCTGCTCTTTAGAAACATGGTACAGCTCCAGTTTGGCAACGTGGTGTGGTCGTTCCTGTGGAGTGTGCTGATcgccaaggtgtgtgtgtttgcgctgGTGTGTGTCCTCACGCTGCTGGTGGCGAGTCCAGAAGGTAGGTTCGGGAAAGCGGGGCTGTTTGCCATCTTCGCCACGCAGAGTAATGACTTTGCACTTGGATATCCGATAG TGGACGCTCTGTACCACATTTCTCACCCTGACTATACACAGTACCTGTATTTGGTGGCTCCGGTGTCTCTGATGCTGCTGAATCCGGTGGGTTTCGCTCTGTGTGAGCTCCAGCGTTGGAAGCAAAGCCCTGACCACAACCACAGCAAGCTGTACATCGTCTCTACTGTCCTTCTGCGT GTGGCTAAGAATCCGATCGTGTTCATGGTTCTGGTCGGGATTGtctctcacttcctgtttggtgggCGTGTCCCTCTGTTGCTAGGGGAGTTTGTGGATGGATTAGCTGACTCGTTCGGAGGGGCGGCGCTCTTTTACCTGGGCTTGACGATGGTGGGGCAGATGGGTAGAGTTACCCGCTCAACAGGAGTCACCCTCATTTTGCTTCTCACGGCTAAACT CCTGTTGATGCCGTTGATGTGTAAAGACATGTTGGAGCTGTTGGATGCCGGCAACTCCAGTTCTGCGAACCACACTAGTCTGTCGGACTACGCTTTCCTGTACGGCATCTTCCCCACTGCGCCCAGCGTGGCCATTTACGCCACTCAGTATAACATGCAGCTGGAGGTG gTGACCTCCGGTATGGTTATCAGCACGTTACTGTCCGCGCCCATTATGTACCTGTCGGCATGGTTACTCTCCATCCCCTGGATGGAGGCAACGCACCTAATCTCTGAGCTGCAGGAGGTCAGCTTCAACATTagcatcatcagcatcatcgcactg GTGTGGACAGTTGCCATCATGGTGCTCAGCAAGAAGTTCAAGAGGTTGCCTCATATGTTCACAACAAACCTTTTCCTCGCTCAG ctcttggtgtgtgtgtcgATGAGCTTGTGGAAGTTTGTGGTTCAGCAGGAGAATGTACTGGGACAGatcctcactttcactctccTCTATGGAGCGCTGTATAGCACCTACGTTTggacag GTTTGTTAGCGTTCTCGCTCGCTCTGCTGAAGAAGAACGAACAGCTCAAAGTTCCACCCGTCATCTTCATCCTTCTCGGCTGGGG ccTGCCGTTTCTGATTGTGGCCTTGTTGCTTGCGGctggtgagagagtgagtgacacTGCTGACGCCACTTTCTTCTACGGCAAGGGGCAG ATCATCAGCAGCGTGGTGGTTTCGAGCTGTAGCATCCTTCTTGGTGGAGTGTCTCTGATGGGCCTCAGTCATGGTTCTCAGGAGGAGCAGAATTACCAGGTCCTGGAGCAGAACTCGATGTCGGACACCACAGAGGACGTCAGAATCCCGGCTCGACCCAAGGATCGTGGTTCAGCCGAGTTCATGCCGTCACACAGCAGTACGAACAGAG gtcaGGATGACCCCATGCCTGAtacaagagcagaccgtctgaacGACACACCAGCACCACCAACAG GTGTAGCACTGACTGAAGCATCCGAGTGCATGCgtgtacaggaggagagacaggTGGCACGTCATGTGCTGCTCTGTCTTCTGCTCATTGTCAGCCTGCTCGCA AACCTGTCCAGCTGCCTCTGGTGGCTTTTGAACAGCGATCCTGGACGGCTTTACCTTGAGCTGCAGTTCTTCTGTGCCGTGTCCAATTATGGACAG GGTTTAATATCTTTCGGGATGTTCGGGCTGGATGAACATCTTATAATTTTACCGTTTAAAAAGAG gctggcAGCACTGTTGGGTGGAGCGCAGGAAGCTAGTAGAGCTCCATCCACCGTTCCTGAAGAGATACGGCTGACTTGCACGCAGTTCGTCCGCTACCATAAAAATCAGTGTGTGCAGGACATTGTACACAAGCGAAG gtgtgcTGCTGGTTGCTTCCTGGGCACTGAGCTTGTTGATTGGCTACCTCGTGTAGGTGTGGTCAGAGACAGAATCACCACCTTTTTGTGTGGGGTTCAGCTGCAGGAGGGCGGAGTCACTGAACAAGTCACGCGTCAGATTCGGTTTCTGTGA
- the gpr155b gene encoding integral membrane protein GPR155 isoform X1, with translation MEGGHYVTIHGQNITHNPLAAPAMSIERLFPALLECFGIILCGYAAGRSELISTGQTRSLGSFVSCFALPALLFRNMVQLQFGNVVWSFLWSVLIAKVCVFALVCVLTLLVASPEGRFGKAGLFAIFATQSNDFALGYPIVDALYHISHPDYTQYLYLVAPVSLMLLNPVGFALCELQRWKQSPDHNHSKLYIVSTVLLRVAKNPIVFMVLVGIVSHFLFGGRVPLLLGEFVDGLADSFGGAALFYLGLTMVGQMGRVTRSTGVTLILLLTAKLLLMPLMCKDMLELLDAGNSSSANHTSLSDYAFLYGIFPTAPSVAIYATQYNMQLEVVTSGMVISTLLSAPIMYLSAWLLSIPWMEATHLISELQEVSFNISIISIIALVWTVAIMVLSKKFKRLPHMFTTNLFLAQVGVHSHTASLHLLLTYPLLFSYSVSVCVCVCVCVCVCVCVCVCVRVRVCFLLQLLVCVSMSLWKFVVQQENVLGQILTFTLLYGALYSTYVWTGLLAFSLALLKKNEQLKVPPVIFILLGWGLPFLIVALLLAAGERVSDTADATFFYGKGQIISSVVVSSCSILLGGVSLMGLSHGSQEEQNYQVLEQNSMSDTTEDVRIPARPKDRGSAEFMPSHSSTNRGQDDPMPDTRADRLNDTPAPPTGVALTEASECMRVQEERQVARHVLLCLLLIVSLLANLSSCLWWLLNSDPGRLYLELQFFCAVSNYGQGLISFGMFGLDEHLIILPFKKRLAALLGGAQEASRAPSTVPEEIRLTCTQFVRYHKNQCVQDIVHKRRCAAGCFLGTELVDWLPRVGVVRDRITTFLCGVQLQEGGVTEQVTRQIRFL, from the exons ATGGAAGGAGGTCATTATGTCACCATTCATGGCCAAaacattacccacaatcctcTGGCAGCACCAGCCATGTCCATCGAAAGGCTGTTCCCGGCGCTGCTCGAGTGCTTCGGCATCATTCTGTGCGGCTACGCAGCAGGCCGCAGTGAGCTCATCAGCACGGGACAGACCAGGAGCCTGGGCAGCTTCGTGTCATGCTTTGCACTTCCGGCGCTGCTCTTTAGAAACATGGTACAGCTCCAGTTTGGCAACGTGGTGTGGTCGTTCCTGTGGAGTGTGCTGATcgccaaggtgtgtgtgtttgcgctgGTGTGTGTCCTCACGCTGCTGGTGGCGAGTCCAGAAGGTAGGTTCGGGAAAGCGGGGCTGTTTGCCATCTTCGCCACGCAGAGTAATGACTTTGCACTTGGATATCCGATAG TGGACGCTCTGTACCACATTTCTCACCCTGACTATACACAGTACCTGTATTTGGTGGCTCCGGTGTCTCTGATGCTGCTGAATCCGGTGGGTTTCGCTCTGTGTGAGCTCCAGCGTTGGAAGCAAAGCCCTGACCACAACCACAGCAAGCTGTACATCGTCTCTACTGTCCTTCTGCGT GTGGCTAAGAATCCGATCGTGTTCATGGTTCTGGTCGGGATTGtctctcacttcctgtttggtgggCGTGTCCCTCTGTTGCTAGGGGAGTTTGTGGATGGATTAGCTGACTCGTTCGGAGGGGCGGCGCTCTTTTACCTGGGCTTGACGATGGTGGGGCAGATGGGTAGAGTTACCCGCTCAACAGGAGTCACCCTCATTTTGCTTCTCACGGCTAAACT CCTGTTGATGCCGTTGATGTGTAAAGACATGTTGGAGCTGTTGGATGCCGGCAACTCCAGTTCTGCGAACCACACTAGTCTGTCGGACTACGCTTTCCTGTACGGCATCTTCCCCACTGCGCCCAGCGTGGCCATTTACGCCACTCAGTATAACATGCAGCTGGAGGTG gTGACCTCCGGTATGGTTATCAGCACGTTACTGTCCGCGCCCATTATGTACCTGTCGGCATGGTTACTCTCCATCCCCTGGATGGAGGCAACGCACCTAATCTCTGAGCTGCAGGAGGTCAGCTTCAACATTagcatcatcagcatcatcgcactg GTGTGGACAGTTGCCATCATGGTGCTCAGCAAGAAGTTCAAGAGGTTGCCTCATATGTTCACAACAAACCTTTTCCTCGCTCAGGTGGGTGTACACAGCCACACAGCTTCCTTGCATCTCCTCCTTACTTATCCCCTGTTATTTTCAtactctgtctctgtgtgtgtgtgtgtgtgtgtgtgtgtgtgtgtgtgtgtgtgtgtgtgcgtgtgtgtgcgcgtgcgtgtgtgtttcctcttgcagctcttggtgtgtgtgtcgATGAGCTTGTGGAAGTTTGTGGTTCAGCAGGAGAATGTACTGGGACAGatcctcactttcactctccTCTATGGAGCGCTGTATAGCACCTACGTTTggacag GTTTGTTAGCGTTCTCGCTCGCTCTGCTGAAGAAGAACGAACAGCTCAAAGTTCCACCCGTCATCTTCATCCTTCTCGGCTGGGG ccTGCCGTTTCTGATTGTGGCCTTGTTGCTTGCGGctggtgagagagtgagtgacacTGCTGACGCCACTTTCTTCTACGGCAAGGGGCAG ATCATCAGCAGCGTGGTGGTTTCGAGCTGTAGCATCCTTCTTGGTGGAGTGTCTCTGATGGGCCTCAGTCATGGTTCTCAGGAGGAGCAGAATTACCAGGTCCTGGAGCAGAACTCGATGTCGGACACCACAGAGGACGTCAGAATCCCGGCTCGACCCAAGGATCGTGGTTCAGCCGAGTTCATGCCGTCACACAGCAGTACGAACAGAG gtcaGGATGACCCCATGCCTGAtacaagagcagaccgtctgaacGACACACCAGCACCACCAACAG GTGTAGCACTGACTGAAGCATCCGAGTGCATGCgtgtacaggaggagagacaggTGGCACGTCATGTGCTGCTCTGTCTTCTGCTCATTGTCAGCCTGCTCGCA AACCTGTCCAGCTGCCTCTGGTGGCTTTTGAACAGCGATCCTGGACGGCTTTACCTTGAGCTGCAGTTCTTCTGTGCCGTGTCCAATTATGGACAG GGTTTAATATCTTTCGGGATGTTCGGGCTGGATGAACATCTTATAATTTTACCGTTTAAAAAGAG gctggcAGCACTGTTGGGTGGAGCGCAGGAAGCTAGTAGAGCTCCATCCACCGTTCCTGAAGAGATACGGCTGACTTGCACGCAGTTCGTCCGCTACCATAAAAATCAGTGTGTGCAGGACATTGTACACAAGCGAAG gtgtgcTGCTGGTTGCTTCCTGGGCACTGAGCTTGTTGATTGGCTACCTCGTGTAGGTGTGGTCAGAGACAGAATCACCACCTTTTTGTGTGGGGTTCAGCTGCAGGAGGGCGGAGTCACTGAACAAGTCACGCGTCAGATTCGGTTTCTGTGA
- the gpr155b gene encoding integral membrane protein GPR155 isoform X2, translating to MEGGHYVTIHGQNITHNPLAAPAMSIERLFPALLECFGIILCGYAAGRSELISTGQTRSLGSFVSCFALPALLFRNMVQLQFGNVVWSFLWSVLIAKVCVFALVCVLTLLVASPEGRFGKAGLFAIFATQSNDFALGYPIVDALYHISHPDYTQYLYLVAPVSLMLLNPVGFALCELQRWKQSPDHNHSKLYIVSTVLLRVAKNPIVFMVLVGIVSHFLFGGRVPLLLGEFVDGLADSFGGAALFYLGLTMVGQMGRVTRSTGVTLILLLTAKLLLMPLMCKDMLELLDAGNSSSANHTSLSDYAFLYGIFPTAPSVAIYATQYNMQLEVVTSGMVISTLLSAPIMYLSAWLLSIPWMEATHLISELQEVSFNISIISIIALVWTVAIMVLSKKFKRLPHMFTTNLFLAQVGVHSHTASLHLLLTYPLLFSYSVSVCVCVCVCVCVCVCVCVCVRVRVCFLLQLLVCVSMSLWKFVVQQENVLGQILTFTLLYGALYSTYVWTGLLAFSLALLKKNEQLKVPPVIFILLGWGLPFLIVALLLAAGERVSDTADATFFYGKGQIISSVVVSSCSILLGGVSLMGLSHGSQEEQNYQVLEQNSMSDTTEDVRIPARPKDRGSAEFMPSHSSTNRGQDDPMPDTRADRLNDTPAPPTGVALTEASECMRVQEERQVARHVLLCLLLIVSLLANLSSCLWWLLNSDPGRLYLELQFFCAVSNYGQGLISFGMFGLDEHLIILPFKKRLAALLGGAQEASRAPSTVPEEIRLTCTQFVRYHKNQCVQDIVHKRSGSADSLSGSVGESLL from the exons ATGGAAGGAGGTCATTATGTCACCATTCATGGCCAAaacattacccacaatcctcTGGCAGCACCAGCCATGTCCATCGAAAGGCTGTTCCCGGCGCTGCTCGAGTGCTTCGGCATCATTCTGTGCGGCTACGCAGCAGGCCGCAGTGAGCTCATCAGCACGGGACAGACCAGGAGCCTGGGCAGCTTCGTGTCATGCTTTGCACTTCCGGCGCTGCTCTTTAGAAACATGGTACAGCTCCAGTTTGGCAACGTGGTGTGGTCGTTCCTGTGGAGTGTGCTGATcgccaaggtgtgtgtgtttgcgctgGTGTGTGTCCTCACGCTGCTGGTGGCGAGTCCAGAAGGTAGGTTCGGGAAAGCGGGGCTGTTTGCCATCTTCGCCACGCAGAGTAATGACTTTGCACTTGGATATCCGATAG TGGACGCTCTGTACCACATTTCTCACCCTGACTATACACAGTACCTGTATTTGGTGGCTCCGGTGTCTCTGATGCTGCTGAATCCGGTGGGTTTCGCTCTGTGTGAGCTCCAGCGTTGGAAGCAAAGCCCTGACCACAACCACAGCAAGCTGTACATCGTCTCTACTGTCCTTCTGCGT GTGGCTAAGAATCCGATCGTGTTCATGGTTCTGGTCGGGATTGtctctcacttcctgtttggtgggCGTGTCCCTCTGTTGCTAGGGGAGTTTGTGGATGGATTAGCTGACTCGTTCGGAGGGGCGGCGCTCTTTTACCTGGGCTTGACGATGGTGGGGCAGATGGGTAGAGTTACCCGCTCAACAGGAGTCACCCTCATTTTGCTTCTCACGGCTAAACT CCTGTTGATGCCGTTGATGTGTAAAGACATGTTGGAGCTGTTGGATGCCGGCAACTCCAGTTCTGCGAACCACACTAGTCTGTCGGACTACGCTTTCCTGTACGGCATCTTCCCCACTGCGCCCAGCGTGGCCATTTACGCCACTCAGTATAACATGCAGCTGGAGGTG gTGACCTCCGGTATGGTTATCAGCACGTTACTGTCCGCGCCCATTATGTACCTGTCGGCATGGTTACTCTCCATCCCCTGGATGGAGGCAACGCACCTAATCTCTGAGCTGCAGGAGGTCAGCTTCAACATTagcatcatcagcatcatcgcactg GTGTGGACAGTTGCCATCATGGTGCTCAGCAAGAAGTTCAAGAGGTTGCCTCATATGTTCACAACAAACCTTTTCCTCGCTCAGGTGGGTGTACACAGCCACACAGCTTCCTTGCATCTCCTCCTTACTTATCCCCTGTTATTTTCAtactctgtctctgtgtgtgtgtgtgtgtgtgtgtgtgtgtgtgtgtgtgtgtgtgtgtgcgtgtgtgtgcgcgtgcgtgtgtgtttcctcttgcagctcttggtgtgtgtgtcgATGAGCTTGTGGAAGTTTGTGGTTCAGCAGGAGAATGTACTGGGACAGatcctcactttcactctccTCTATGGAGCGCTGTATAGCACCTACGTTTggacag GTTTGTTAGCGTTCTCGCTCGCTCTGCTGAAGAAGAACGAACAGCTCAAAGTTCCACCCGTCATCTTCATCCTTCTCGGCTGGGG ccTGCCGTTTCTGATTGTGGCCTTGTTGCTTGCGGctggtgagagagtgagtgacacTGCTGACGCCACTTTCTTCTACGGCAAGGGGCAG ATCATCAGCAGCGTGGTGGTTTCGAGCTGTAGCATCCTTCTTGGTGGAGTGTCTCTGATGGGCCTCAGTCATGGTTCTCAGGAGGAGCAGAATTACCAGGTCCTGGAGCAGAACTCGATGTCGGACACCACAGAGGACGTCAGAATCCCGGCTCGACCCAAGGATCGTGGTTCAGCCGAGTTCATGCCGTCACACAGCAGTACGAACAGAG gtcaGGATGACCCCATGCCTGAtacaagagcagaccgtctgaacGACACACCAGCACCACCAACAG GTGTAGCACTGACTGAAGCATCCGAGTGCATGCgtgtacaggaggagagacaggTGGCACGTCATGTGCTGCTCTGTCTTCTGCTCATTGTCAGCCTGCTCGCA AACCTGTCCAGCTGCCTCTGGTGGCTTTTGAACAGCGATCCTGGACGGCTTTACCTTGAGCTGCAGTTCTTCTGTGCCGTGTCCAATTATGGACAG GGTTTAATATCTTTCGGGATGTTCGGGCTGGATGAACATCTTATAATTTTACCGTTTAAAAAGAG gctggcAGCACTGTTGGGTGGAGCGCAGGAAGCTAGTAGAGCTCCATCCACCGTTCCTGAAGAGATACGGCTGACTTGCACGCAGTTCGTCCGCTACCATAAAAATCAGTGTGTGCAGGACATTGTACACAAGCGAAG tgGATCAGCCGATTCTCTCTCGGGATCTGTGGGTGAATCCttgctttga
- the gpr155b gene encoding integral membrane protein GPR155 isoform X4 encodes MEGGHYVTIHGQNITHNPLAAPAMSIERLFPALLECFGIILCGYAAGRSELISTGQTRSLGSFVSCFALPALLFRNMVQLQFGNVVWSFLWSVLIAKVCVFALVCVLTLLVASPEGRFGKAGLFAIFATQSNDFALGYPIVDALYHISHPDYTQYLYLVAPVSLMLLNPVGFALCELQRWKQSPDHNHSKLYIVSTVLLRVAKNPIVFMVLVGIVSHFLFGGRVPLLLGEFVDGLADSFGGAALFYLGLTMVGQMGRVTRSTGVTLILLLTAKLLLMPLMCKDMLELLDAGNSSSANHTSLSDYAFLYGIFPTAPSVAIYATQYNMQLEVVTSGMVISTLLSAPIMYLSAWLLSIPWMEATHLISELQEVSFNISIISIIALVWTVAIMVLSKKFKRLPHMFTTNLFLAQVGVHSHTASLHLLLTYPLLFSYSVSVCVCVCVCVCVCVCVCVCVRVRVCFLLQLLVCVSMSLWKFVVQQENVLGQILTFTLLYGALYSTYVWTGLLAFSLALLKKNEQLKVPPVIFILLGWGLPFLIVALLLAAGERVSDTADATFFYGKGQIISSVVVSSCSILLGGVSLMGLSHGSQEEQNYQVLEQNSMSDTTEDVRIPARPKDRGSAEFMPSHSSTNRGVRMTPCLIQEQTV; translated from the exons ATGGAAGGAGGTCATTATGTCACCATTCATGGCCAAaacattacccacaatcctcTGGCAGCACCAGCCATGTCCATCGAAAGGCTGTTCCCGGCGCTGCTCGAGTGCTTCGGCATCATTCTGTGCGGCTACGCAGCAGGCCGCAGTGAGCTCATCAGCACGGGACAGACCAGGAGCCTGGGCAGCTTCGTGTCATGCTTTGCACTTCCGGCGCTGCTCTTTAGAAACATGGTACAGCTCCAGTTTGGCAACGTGGTGTGGTCGTTCCTGTGGAGTGTGCTGATcgccaaggtgtgtgtgtttgcgctgGTGTGTGTCCTCACGCTGCTGGTGGCGAGTCCAGAAGGTAGGTTCGGGAAAGCGGGGCTGTTTGCCATCTTCGCCACGCAGAGTAATGACTTTGCACTTGGATATCCGATAG TGGACGCTCTGTACCACATTTCTCACCCTGACTATACACAGTACCTGTATTTGGTGGCTCCGGTGTCTCTGATGCTGCTGAATCCGGTGGGTTTCGCTCTGTGTGAGCTCCAGCGTTGGAAGCAAAGCCCTGACCACAACCACAGCAAGCTGTACATCGTCTCTACTGTCCTTCTGCGT GTGGCTAAGAATCCGATCGTGTTCATGGTTCTGGTCGGGATTGtctctcacttcctgtttggtgggCGTGTCCCTCTGTTGCTAGGGGAGTTTGTGGATGGATTAGCTGACTCGTTCGGAGGGGCGGCGCTCTTTTACCTGGGCTTGACGATGGTGGGGCAGATGGGTAGAGTTACCCGCTCAACAGGAGTCACCCTCATTTTGCTTCTCACGGCTAAACT CCTGTTGATGCCGTTGATGTGTAAAGACATGTTGGAGCTGTTGGATGCCGGCAACTCCAGTTCTGCGAACCACACTAGTCTGTCGGACTACGCTTTCCTGTACGGCATCTTCCCCACTGCGCCCAGCGTGGCCATTTACGCCACTCAGTATAACATGCAGCTGGAGGTG gTGACCTCCGGTATGGTTATCAGCACGTTACTGTCCGCGCCCATTATGTACCTGTCGGCATGGTTACTCTCCATCCCCTGGATGGAGGCAACGCACCTAATCTCTGAGCTGCAGGAGGTCAGCTTCAACATTagcatcatcagcatcatcgcactg GTGTGGACAGTTGCCATCATGGTGCTCAGCAAGAAGTTCAAGAGGTTGCCTCATATGTTCACAACAAACCTTTTCCTCGCTCAGGTGGGTGTACACAGCCACACAGCTTCCTTGCATCTCCTCCTTACTTATCCCCTGTTATTTTCAtactctgtctctgtgtgtgtgtgtgtgtgtgtgtgtgtgtgtgtgtgtgtgtgtgtgtgcgtgtgtgtgcgcgtgcgtgtgtgtttcctcttgcagctcttggtgtgtgtgtcgATGAGCTTGTGGAAGTTTGTGGTTCAGCAGGAGAATGTACTGGGACAGatcctcactttcactctccTCTATGGAGCGCTGTATAGCACCTACGTTTggacag GTTTGTTAGCGTTCTCGCTCGCTCTGCTGAAGAAGAACGAACAGCTCAAAGTTCCACCCGTCATCTTCATCCTTCTCGGCTGGGG ccTGCCGTTTCTGATTGTGGCCTTGTTGCTTGCGGctggtgagagagtgagtgacacTGCTGACGCCACTTTCTTCTACGGCAAGGGGCAG ATCATCAGCAGCGTGGTGGTTTCGAGCTGTAGCATCCTTCTTGGTGGAGTGTCTCTGATGGGCCTCAGTCATGGTTCTCAGGAGGAGCAGAATTACCAGGTCCTGGAGCAGAACTCGATGTCGGACACCACAGAGGACGTCAGAATCCCGGCTCGACCCAAGGATCGTGGTTCAGCCGAGTTCATGCCGTCACACAGCAGTACGAACAGAGGT gtcaGGATGACCCCATGCCTGAtacaagagcagaccgtctga
- the wipf1b gene encoding WAS/WASL-interacting protein family member 1 produces MPVPPPPPPPPPPTLALANTEKPALNRSEQQGRNALLSDISKGARLKKAVTNDRSAPILEKPKGGGGGGGGGGGGGGGGGGGGGGGFGGGAPGGFGGLFQDGMPRLRSTRDDSGAVRPPILPPGARSSGPRPFVGGTSSTPRFSGQRNGPSDSPRLRMTPPRSETPGGLPPPVPNTPRPNQSSVQNRGPPPLPGGPRSTPPPNPSGRQMAPPPVPGGRPSSSPSAPPPVPHSSRPPLPPAPSRGEDRPPPVPPGNRPSMALPRDSPPPPPPPSANSKPPPPPSSSRGPASSAPPLPPGRPKPSDENTPRLPQRHLSLTPHGPSPPMPGRSGPLPPPPSERPPPLGRSPSGRTGPLPPPPPSGRPGSVSVRPSAAPPPPSRVGSEPPRAGNRPPLPPDRPTSGGPPPPPPPMGNGYHSQGTDEWEARFSFRPVSDFPPPEPYIPCQKTYPSKLGRSDGRGSVKKERGAPPLPPIPR; encoded by the exons ATGCCGGTTCCCCCACCGCCCCCTCCTCCCCCACCCCCGACCCTGGCtctg GCCAACACGGAGAAGCCCGCCCTGAACAGATCTGAGCAGCAGGGTAGAAACGCGCTACTGTCCGACATCAGCAAAGGAGCCAGACTCAAAAAAGCTGTTACCAATGACCGCAGTGCGCCTATACTCGAGA AGCccaaaggaggaggaggaggaggtggaggaggaggaggtggaggaggaggaggagggggtggaggaGGGGGTGGGTTTGGAGGTGGAGCTCCGGGAGGATTTGGAGGTTTGTTTCAAGATGGTATGCCAAGGCTGCGGTCCACTAGGGATG ACTCTGGTGCTGTTCGACCCCCCATCCTTCCTCCTGGTGCTCGAAGTTCTGGTCCACGTCCATTTGTGGGTGGTACTAGCTCCACCCCACGTTTCTCCGGGCAACGTAATGGCCCTTCTGACTCTCCACGTCTTCGAATGACTCCTCCACGCTCTGAAACCCCTGGAGGGCTGCCTCCACCCGTTCCTAACACTCCACGGCCCAATCAGAGCAGTGTACAGAATCGAGGACCTCCCCCTCTGCCTGGCGGACCCCGCTCCACTCCCCCACCGAACCCTTCTGGAAGACAAATGGCACCCCCACCTGTTCCAGGCGGACGTCCCTCCTCCAGTCCTTCAGCCCCGCCTCCTGTGCCTCATTCCAGCCGCCCTCCTCTTCCCCCAGCTCCTAGTCGAGGAGAGGACCGCCCACCACCTGTTCCCCCTGGCAACCGCCCATCCATGGCCCTCCCACGTGATAGCCcgcctcctccccctcctccttctGCCAACAGCAAgccacctccacctccttccTCATCTCGTGGGCCAGCAAGCTCCGCTCCTCCGCTGCCACCAGGACGACCAAAGCCCAGTGACGAGAACACGCCACGTCTTCCTCAGCGGCACCTGTCTCTCACTCCTCATGGACCGTCCCCTCCCATGCCTGGGAGGTCAGGCCCGCTTCCTCCGCCTCCCTCTGAGAGACCGCCCCCTTTGGGCCGGAGTCCGTCTGGGCGAACCG gtccCCTCCCACCTCCACCGCCTTCTGGACGACCAGGAAGCGTAAGTGTGAGACCATCTGCAGCCCCGCCCCCTCCAAGCAGAGTAGGGTCAGAGCCTCCTCGTGCCGGCAACAGACCGCCCCTTCCACCAGACCGACCCACTTCTGGAGGAccgccccctcctcctcctccaatgGGCAATGGGTACCACAGTCAGGGTACAG ACGAGTGGGAAGCACGCTTCAGTTTCCGACCCGTGTCAGATTTCCCGCCCCCAGAGCCCTACATCCCCTGTCAGAAAACGTACCCCAGCAAATTGGGCAGGAGTGACGGCAGAG gttcAGTGAAAAAGGAGCGAGGTGCTCCCCCGTTGCCGCCCATTCCCAGATGA